A region from the Cannabis sativa cultivar Pink pepper isolate KNU-18-1 chromosome 9, ASM2916894v1, whole genome shotgun sequence genome encodes:
- the LOC115722561 gene encoding uncharacterized protein LOC115722561 yields the protein MSAMASKSQRLLLTILLIWISIVSTSARPCKTLFVSSYSFSLRQPQFHSSSGFVTIFAEVTQFRRVNGEAWIIEEEHQEQEQEQRRQYQEEASRQVQPLRKMPLFPLSASTSPYDLTSLRDRTKDILSVVVALLFGVGCGALTAATMYLAWSLFSTRYQDDADDTTSAVVDDDGLSPKKMGYVKIPTADAKQTDW from the coding sequence ATGTCTGCCATGGCTTCCAAGAGTCAACGTCTTCTCTTGACCATTCTACTGATTTGGATCTCTATCGTCTCCACCTCCGCAAGGCCCTGCAAAACCCTATTCGTTTCCTCTTACTCATTCTCCCTCCGCCAACCCCAATTCCACTCCTCATCGGGATTCGTCACCATTTTCGCCGAGGTCACCCAATTCCGTCGTGTCAATGGTGAGGCTTGGATCATAGAAGAAGAGCACCAAGAACAAGAACAAGAACAGCGACGACAATACCAAGAAGAAGCCTCACGCCAAGTCCAACCCTTACGGAAGATGCCCCTTTTTCCCTTGTCCGCCTCCACCTCTCCCTACGATCTCACCTCCCTCCGCGATCGCACCAAGGATATCCTCAGCGTTGTCGTCGCTCTCCTCTTCGGCGTTGGCTGCGGCGCACTCACTGCCGCCACCATGTACTTAGCCTGGTCGCTCTTCTCCACTCGCTACCAGGACGACGCCGATGACACAACCAGCGCCGTTGTGGACGATGATGGGCTTAGCCCTAAGAAGATGGGTTACGTTAAGATTCCCACCGCTGATGCGAAACAAACCGATTGGTAA
- the LOC115697946 gene encoding dihydrodipicolinate reductase-like protein CRR1, chloroplastic, with protein sequence MVALSCQFQPTIINSYLSTKRRPSSSIFCSAQPFQSNIKVIINGAAKEIGRAAVIAVTKARGMEVAGAVDSYLVGEDIGM encoded by the exons ATGGTAGCCTTGAGCTGCCAATTTCAACCAACTATCATTAACAGTTATCTAAGCACTAAACGCAGACCATCTAGCTCTATCTTTTGTTCAGCTCAACCCTTTCAAAGCAATATCAAG GTCATTATAAATGGTGCAGCTAAGGAAATAGGAAGGGCTGCAGTAATTGCAGTGACCAAAGCTAGAGGAATGGAGGTGGCTGGTGCTGTTGATTCTTATCTAGTTGGAGAAGATATTG GTATGTGA